The sequence TACTTGGCCAAAGTAAAGCTCATTGGATGATCCAGATGAAACGGAAGTTTGGAGTTCGCGGAGTTGCTGGGAGTACGCCTCTCGGAGCGTCCCAACGTACTAACCTCGATCGAGGTACCACTCCTCCTATGACAAACGAATCTTTCCTCCCCAAGACTCTGACTCGCCGCCGATCGTCTCTTGCGATACAGACCCCTGTTCTAGAGTACTCTAAGCGACATTCACTAGAAACGCCCTTACAAGGCAATCATCGCCACGGACCGCAGCTATATCCGAGCACGAAAGTTACATCAAGAGTGATGCAGAGAAGCGTATCTAAAGAGGAGAATACACCGCCATCACGCGCATCTGCGGGTGGTAGTGTAGCGAGATATGGTAGGTTGAGAAcaaaggaaagggaaatGACACTGGTGtgagaagatggaggtCGGCGTATGTTTACTATTCTTGGGTTTTGTTTAACCATTTTTGAACATTTGGGTACTGAATTGCGTATTCATACTGTGCAATGATGTATAATGATTATAAATGGAATTTCATCACACAACGCCACTGGATTTACCAAGGACGGTTGGCACAGAGCTTGGGGGAATGAAACCAATCTGAAGGCGGAAGTTAGCGATCTGTATAGGGAGAGGAAAGGCATGCTGAGACTTGCCTCTGTGCAAACGGCGGTGATCAACGAAGGCGGGGTCACATCGTACACAACATGCAAGGGGGTCAAATTGTTAGGCAATGGTTTACCCTCCTTCACCAATGCAAACGGCTTATTTGTCGGCAATGTCAATAACCCCTCCACATCACCCAATTCATTTGTCGCCACCCCATCAAGCACCACACGTTCTCCAAATTTGTATGTCTCTACACAAGCAACCACCGGGACACGGTGTTCCTTGGCGAGCATAGCGACGACAGCAGTGCCCGCGCGGGAATAAAGCGCACCATCTGAATGGAGAGCAGAGGCGCCGAGAAGGACGAGATCGGCTTGCGggaggatggaggagaggagagggaggaggatgtAGGTGCAAGGAAGGCCGGCGGCGGTAAGCACTTTGAGCAGCTTTTCGCCTTCGAGAAGCGGTCTAGAGtcgacgacgacgacgtTGAAGCTTGCATCGGGGTCTTGTTCCCGCATGCTGGTCCAGGCTTCGAGTAAGACTCTTTCGACAACGGATGACCTTGTGTTTCGTCAGCCATGAGGAGATTATTTGGTAGTTTGCCATGCGCTTACCGAGCGAAGGTTACGACAGTGTCTCCAGGCTTGATCTTTTCTTTCGCACTGTCTGCAATAACCTGGTCGGCGAATTCTATTCTGTCGCGAAGGTAGAGACCAATGGCGTCGACCAAATAAGATTTTTGCTACATATTATCAGCTTTCATTTTATAGCATAAGGAGAAGAAAGCGCTTACTTCTGCCTCGGATTTATCCCCCTTCTCACCCAACCTATTGATCTCACTCTTCAACCATCGGATAGCATTACCGCCTCCCACACCCTTAGGCCTGCAAGTTTCCAACCAAGCAATCATGGGACTCAAGTACACCGGCAAATCCTTCCACAAAACCGCTTGATCAGGGCACTCATAATCCCTAATCACCTCTTTAAAAGCCGACATCATCCCGATCGTCCTCGCATTCGCACCCCTCAATTGTCCACTGTTCATCAGCACACCCACACGGATGATTATAGGGTGGATTTTGCCCGTATCAAGGGCGGAGACGGTATCAGCTGGAGTCTGGTGGGGCAAatgggagaagaaaagatTTTGTTGGATGGCGAAGAGGGTAGGTGCTGAGAATTCAGGGAGGTTGGGAGGTCTGCGAGGGGCGGAGGGGCCAGCTGATGAAGCGGGAttttgagaagaagagttgaGATGAACCGCGGGAGAATGACGGCCATCAGAAGTGGTAGTGCTGGATGATTGTTTACCACCTGGTGGGCCCTCTGGAACTCCTCCGTCAGTAGAGATGGCTCGAGCAGCGACAGCAGCAGCGCGTTTCTCCTTTTTCAGCTCTTTGGCAGACTTGGCTTTGGGTTCGCCCGAAGGAGGCTGGTGAggtttttgtttttgttgtttttGATGTTGGACCTGGACCTGTGGCTCTTGCTCGTCCATCTTGAATGAAAGTGAGGAGAGGATCGAAACCGTaaaaggaagatgaggataAAAAGTCGTGTAGTACAATGTGGCCGACTTTATTGAGGAAACAGAAAACGACTCCTCGTGGTCATGCAGTTTAGCCACGTGATTCTCACGTGGACAAACAATCaatttcttttttttttttgccGCCCGTCACCTTCGGCTGTCGACGATTGACAGAAGTTCCACACTAGAATTTCGATATCTTATTTTCTCGCTATATAATTTTTCATTACACAAAATGTCGACTCCCACCACCGCACCAGCACTCACTCCAGCTCAGGCCCGTTTAGCAGCTCTCAACAGGTTAAAAGCCAAGAACAAACTTGCTGCAAGCACTTCAAGCAGCAACACTGTGGGCCCAAGTAGTGGTAATCATGGTAACACTGGACCAGCGTATGTCAACAGGAGGGAAGCGGTACCATCTTCAGCTAGGAATATGGTCCAGCAACAGGCAGAGGCAGACAAAGCAAAACCACTGCCTTTACGGCGTGATCCTTCTCTGGTTGGTCGCTTATTTTTGCCTGGCCACGACTCATAAAGTGCTGACATGAATTTTGCAGGGAAAATATTTTGAATACGATCTCTCCAAAATGCGGAACTCTAGAGGCGGTTTTCtgacagaagaagataaagaAGGTGACCGAATCAAGTCTCTTGCGGAGTTAGcaagggagaaggagaggcaGTTGCAGATGATAAGGGAGGGGGAAGAACCGGCCATTATACCGGACAGGTCACCGAGGTGCGTGGAATGTGGAACATTGGAGATAAACTATCAGTTCTTGAAGGTGGGTTTGAGATTTGGGTGTGTCGGGATGGGATATTCAGCCTGATCAAATATAGGTGTTTGATGTTAAAGTGTGTAAGAATTGTGAAAAGAAGTTCCCGGAAAAGTATTCTCTGTTGACAAAGACAGAGTGTAAGGAAGTGGGTTGTTATCCTATGAGATAGCAAGAGCAAATCTCTGACGAGCAGCTAGGATTATCTTCTGACAGACCCAGAGCTCAAAGATGTCGACTTGCTACCGCACCTTCTCCGCCCAAATCCACATGCGTCAACGTATAGCAATATGATGTTATTCTTACGAGAGCAAGTCGAAAAGGTAGCGTTTGAGAAATGGGgcggagaagaagggttgGATAATgaatggaagaggagagaagagtTCAAGAAAcggaagagagaggaaaagTTCGAGCAAGGGTTGAGAGAGTGAGTCTTCTCACTACTCTGTTCTCTTTGTATTACAGCTGACAGGCGATGGGCGTAGTCTtaggaagaggacg comes from Cryptococcus gattii WM276 chromosome G, complete sequence and encodes:
- a CDS encoding DNA repair protein RAD14, putative (Similar to TIGR gene model, INSD accession AAW44523.1), which codes for MSTPTTAPALTPAQARLAALNRLKAKNKLAASTSSSNTVGPSSGNHGNTGPAYVNRREAVPSSARNMVQQQAEADKAKPLPLRRDPSLGKYFEYDLSKMRNSRGGFLTEEDKEGDRIKSLAELAREKERQLQMIREGEEPAIIPDRSPRCVECGTLEINYQFLKVFDVKVCKNCEKKFPEKYSLLTKTECKEDYLLTDPELKDVDLLPHLLRPNPHASTYSNMMLFLREQVEKVAFEKWGGEEGLDNEWKRREEFKKRKREEKFEQGLRDLRKRTRNNLYQRKQEAQHIHEFEDVEEVYDEQEQTTKLLQRCFGCGSEQEVEVL
- a CDS encoding Translation initiation factor eIF-2B delta subunit (eIF-2B GDP-GTP exchange factor), putative (Similar to TIGR gene model, INSD accession AAW44525.1) — protein: MDEQEPQVQVQHQKQQKQKPHQPPSGEPKAKSAKELKKEKRAAAVAARAISTDGGVPEGPPGGKQSSSTTTSDGRHSPAVHLNSSSQNPASSAGPSAPRRPPNLPEFSAPTLFAIQQNLFFSHLPHQTPADTVSALDTGKIHPIIIRVGVLMNSGQLRGANARTIGMMSAFKEVIRDYECPDQAVLWKDLPVYLSPMIAWLETCRPKGVGGGNAIRWLKSEINRLGEKGDKSEAEQKSYLVDAIGLYLRDRIEFADQVIADSAKEKIKPGDTVVTFARSSVVERVLLEAWTSMREQDPDASFNVVVVDSRPLLEGEKLLKVLTAAGLPCTYILLPLLSSILPQADLVLLGASALHSDGALYSRAGTAVVAMLAKEHRVPVVACVETYKFGERVVLDGVATNELGDVEGLLTLPTNKPFALVKEGKPLPNNLTPLHVVYDVTPPSLITAVCTEIGFIPPSSVPTVLGKSSGVV